One genomic region from Candidatus Nanosynbacter sp. TM7-074 encodes:
- a CDS encoding phospho-N-acetylmuramoyl-pentapeptide-transferase has translation MGVALQTVTNELTHVFLLSVGAFLLAMFLTPVYTFFAYRYRFWKKQRSESTDGKKLKVFAKFQAAKLRRNIPTMAGVIGVISIFIVTFLFNLDRAQTWLPLAALVGGGAVGLIDDVINLRGLGGGAAGLRSPVKFALITLIGVVLGWFFFAKLGVMSFHVPFMGDVNIGWLIIPLFAFAVVATGNAVNISDGMDGLAGGLLGTSFGAFGVIALLQQQVLLAGFCFTVVGALLSYLWFNIYPARFFMGDVGSFAYGVSLGVVAMLTDSLLLLPVIGLLFVVEAGSSLTQIASKKIFKRKIFLSAPIHHHLEAIGWPETKVTMRFWVIGCVMAFVGVMLALAGGHIA, from the coding sequence ATGGGAGTAGCCTTACAGACAGTCACTAATGAATTAACTCATGTGTTTTTACTGAGCGTTGGGGCGTTTTTATTGGCGATGTTTTTGACGCCAGTTTATACGTTTTTTGCTTATAGGTATCGGTTCTGGAAGAAGCAAAGATCAGAGAGTACTGATGGCAAAAAATTAAAGGTTTTTGCTAAGTTTCAAGCGGCAAAACTACGGCGAAATATTCCAACAATGGCGGGTGTGATTGGTGTGATTTCTATTTTTATTGTGACGTTTTTATTTAACTTGGACCGAGCTCAGACATGGCTACCATTGGCGGCGCTGGTCGGTGGCGGGGCGGTTGGGCTGATTGACGATGTTATTAATCTACGTGGGCTAGGCGGCGGGGCGGCGGGTTTACGTAGTCCGGTAAAGTTTGCGCTAATTACGCTTATCGGCGTGGTTCTTGGCTGGTTCTTCTTCGCCAAATTAGGCGTGATGAGTTTTCATGTGCCGTTTATGGGTGATGTAAATATTGGCTGGTTGATTATTCCGCTGTTTGCATTTGCGGTAGTGGCAACAGGTAACGCGGTGAATATTTCTGACGGCATGGATGGATTGGCTGGTGGTCTGCTGGGTACTAGCTTTGGTGCTTTTGGGGTGATTGCTTTGTTGCAGCAACAGGTACTGTTGGCAGGGTTCTGTTTTACGGTAGTTGGCGCACTTCTTAGCTATTTGTGGTTTAATATTTATCCAGCGCGTTTTTTCATGGGCGATGTTGGTAGTTTCGCCTATGGAGTGAGTTTGGGGGTAGTAGCTATGCTGACGGATTCGCTGCTATTGTTGCCTGTAATTGGATTGTTATTTGTAGTAGAGGCAGGCTCGAGTTTGACGCAAATTGCTAGTAAAAAGATTTTTAAGCGAAAAATTTTCTTATCTGCACCAATTCATCATCATCTGGAAGCAATTGGCTGGCCGGAAACTAAAGTAACGATGCGGTTTTGGGTGATTGGCTGTGTGATGGCGTTTGTTGGGGTTATGCTGGCGCTAGCGGGGGGGCACATTGCGTAA